One window of the Microtus ochrogaster isolate Prairie Vole_2 chromosome 10, MicOch1.0, whole genome shotgun sequence genome contains the following:
- the Hcrtr1 gene encoding orexin receptor type 1: protein MEPSATPGVQPGVPTGSREPFHLPPDYEDEFLRYLWRDYLYPKQYEWVLIAAYVAVFLIALVGNTLVCLAVWRNHHMRTVTNYFIVNLSLADVLVTAICLPASLLVDITESWLFGHALCKVIPYLQAVSVSVAVLTLSFIALDRWYAICHPLMFKSTARRARGSILGIWAVSLAVMVPQAAVMECSSVLPELANRTRLFSVCDEHWADELYPKIYHSCFFIVTYLAPLGLMAMAYFQIFRKLWGRQIPGTTSALVRNWKRPSEQLEAQHQGLCTEPQPRARAFLAEVKQMRARRKTAKMLMVVLLVFALCYLPISVLNVLKRVFGMFRQASDREAVYACFTFSHWLVYANSAANPIIYNFLSGKFREQFKAAFSCCLPGLGPRSSARHKSMSLQSRCSVSKVSEHVVLTSVTTVLS, encoded by the exons ATGGAACCCTCGGCCACTCCCGGGGTGCAGCCAGGAGTCCCCACTGGCAGCAGGGAACCCTTCCACCTCCCTCCAGACTACGAGGATGAGTTCCTCCGCTACCTGTGGCGCGATTATCTCTACCCGAAGCAGTATGAGTGGGTTCTTATCGCGGCCTACGTGGCTGTGTTCCTCATAGCCTTGGTGGGCAACACACTGG TCTGCCTGGCTGTGTGGCGGAACCACCACATGAGGACAGTCACCAACTACTTCATTGTCAACCTGTCGCTGGCAGATGTGCTGGTGACtgccatctgcctgcctgccagtctGTTAGTGGACATCACTGAATCGTGGCTCTTCGGCCATGCCTTGTGCAAGGTCATTCCCTACCTACAG GCCGTGTCCGTGTCGGTGGCAGTGCTGACGCTCAGCTTCATTGCCCTGGACCGCTGGTATGCCATCTGCCACCCGTTGATGTTCAAGAGTACAGCTCGCCGGGCCCGTGGCTCCATTCTGGGCATCTGGGCTGTGTCGCTGGCTGTCATGGTGCCCCAGGCTGCTGTCATGGAGTGCAGCAGTGTGCTGCCTGAGCTAGCCAACCGCACCCGGCTCTTCTCTGTCTGTGATGAACACTGGGCAG ATGAACTTTACCCCAAGATCTACCACAGCTGCTTCTTCATTGTCACCTACCTGGCCCCACTGGGCCTCATGGCCATGGCCTACTTCCAGATCTTCCGcaagctctggggccgccag atcccCGGAACGACATCAGCCTTGGTGCGGAACTGGAAGCGGCCCTCAGAGCAACTGGAAGCTCAGCACCAGGGACTGTGCACAGAGCCCCAACCCCGGGCCCGAGCCTTCCTGGCTGAGGTGAAGCAGATGCGAGCTCGGAGGAAGACGGCTAAGATGCTAATGGTGGTTCTGCTGGTCTTTGCACTCTGCTATCTGCCCATCAGTGTCCTCAATGTCCTGAAGAG AGTGTTCGGGATGTTCCGCCAAGCCAGCGACCGGGAAGCTGTCTATGCCTGCTTTACCTTCTCCCACTGGCTGGTGTATGCCAACAGTGCCGCCAACCCCATCATCTATAACTTCCTCAGTG GCAAATTTCGGGAGCAGTTTAAGGCCGCcttctcctgctgcctgcctgggcTGGGTCCCCGCTCCTCTGCCAGACACAAGTCCATGTCCTTGCAGAGCCGATGTTCTGTCTCCAAAGTCTCTGAGCATGTCGTGCTGACCAGCGTCACCACAGTGCTGTCCTAA